DNA sequence from the Sinorhizobium alkalisoli genome:
TTCATGATCGTCGGCACGCCCTCGGGCGTGACGCTGGCGCCCGAAGGCGGCGCGCATCAGTCGATCGGCACGCCGCTGATCGGCATGAGCCAGGATGGTCTGGCGGCTTTCGAACCCGCCTTCGCCGACGAACTCGTGGTGATTATGGAATGGGCCTTCGACTACATGCAGCGCGACGGCGAAAACGATCCGGACGAACGCACGTGGTTGCGCGACGAAACGGGCGGTTCGGTCTATTTGAGGCTCACGACCAAGCCGCTCGAACAGCCCCTGAAGCGCGTTGACGACGATTTCCGCCAAGGGGCCATCGACGGCGCCTACTGGCTTCGGAAACCGGGACCGAACTGCGCGGTCGTGATCGCCTACCAAGGAGCGGTGGCCGACGAGGCAATTGCCGCGGCCGGCATGATCGCGGAGGTCCGGCGCGACATCGGCGTGCTCGCCGTCACTTCGGCCGACCGGCTGAACGCCGGCTGGTCGGCGGCACAACGCGAGCGCGCCCGCGGAAATCCGAAGGCCACGAGCCATATCGAGCGGCTGCTCGATCCGCTGCCCAGCCATAGCGCCATCGTCACCGTGCTCGACGGCCATCCGGCCACGCTCTCCTGGCTCGGCGCCGTCGCCGGCCACCGGACCATTCCGCATGGCGTGGAGCACTTCGGCCAGACCGGCACGGTCGGCGATCTATACCGGCATTTCCGGCTCGAACGCAACGCGATTGCGGCATCGGTCATGGCGCTTACTGAGGGACGACGAGCGATGGAGCTGGCGTCATTGGTCTTCCCTTAGCGGCTCCGCGCTTCAGCACAGATCAAAACCGCGTCGCGGTTTAGACCGGCGCAAAGGTCGAGCGAAGGAAAAGCTCTGAGCCAGCTCCCTACGGCAGATGAATGGAGTTTGCCACTTCCATGAGGTGCGGAGCGATTTCGCTGCGCACCTTTTCGATGCTCCATTTCAGGCTGGACACCGAGCATTGCACGGTCGCCACCGGGCGGCGGTCGCCTGCCAAAATGGGGGCGGCGATGCCGATCTCGTTGAGGATATTCTCGCTCTGCGTCAGCCCGTAGCCGCAAGCCGCCGCCTCTTCAATGGCGGCGGCGATTTTCGCCCGGTCGAGCGTCGTCTTCGATGTCAGGGCGGTGATCGGCCAGGTCTCTACGGCCTTTTTGCGCTCTTCCGGGGCGAAGCAGGCGATCATGGCGCGTCCGCTGGACGTGGTGAGCGCCGAAAGGCGCCGGCCCGCGATCATCGCGCCGAAGCTCGTCAATTGCGTCGGTATGCGGATCACATAGACGATTTCGTGTCCGTCGAGGCGCGCCACATTCACCCGCTCGCCCAGCTTGCGCCCAAGCTCGATCAGCTTGGGCATGGCAAGCTGCACCAGCGGGTCGGACCAAAGGTAGGCGTTGCCAAGTTCCAGGAACTTCAGTGAGGGGCTGTAGCGCCGCGATTCCGGATCCTTATTGAGATAACCGATCTTGTGCAGCGTGTTGGTCAGCCTTTGTGCCGCGCTCTTGTCGAGCCCGGTGAGCGCGGCGATTTCCGTCAGCCCCAACGCGCTGTGCCTCTCGTCGAAAACGCTCAGAATACGCATCCCTTTTTCGAGCGATCCGACAAACAGTGTGTCCTGTTTTTCCTTGATCAATTCCGTGTCTCTTCTTTCATCGCTATCCAGATTTTGCGCGCCCGCTGGAGTTTCCGGCGTTTGGTTTCTTGACAAGCAGAAATCTGATTAATACGCTGAACCATAATACAGTTGTAAGTATTAATATATAATAATAACAAGTCAACCAGAGGGGCCGGTTCGCGCCGGTTTAAAAGCAGATGAAAACACGTCTTTTGATGAGTTCCGTCGCGCTGGCCGCCGTGCTGGCGAGCGGCCAAGCCATGGCGGACAAGGCCAGCGACACGCTCAACGCCGCCTTCACGAAGGAACTGGAGTCGGTCGACAGTTATTTCAATTCGGCCCGCGAGGGCGTCATCCTTCAGCGTTCCATCTGGGATGGGCTGATCTATAGCAACCCCCAGACCGGGGAATACCAGGGCAATCTCGCCACCTCCTGGAAGTGGGTCGACGATACCACGCTGGAGTTCAAACTGCGCGAGGGCGTCAAGTTCCACAATGGCGAGGAGTTCGACGCCGAAGATGTGGTCTATACGGTCAACTTTGTCGCCAATCCGGAAAACGGCGTCGTCGTCCAGCGCAACGTCAACTGGATGAAGTCGGCGGAAAAGGTCGACAAATACACGGTGCGTATCACCACCAACGGTCCGTTCCCGGCGGCGCTCGAATATCTGGCCGGCCCCGTTTCCATCTATCCGAACGAATATTACGCCAAGGTCGGTCCCGCCGGCATGGCGCTGAAGCCGGTCGGCACCGGTCCCTATCAGGTGGAAAGCGTCGAGCCCGGCAAGCATTTCGTCCTGAAGAAGTTCGACGGCTATCACGACGGGCCGAAGGGCAAGGCGGCGATCGGCACGGTCGACATCCGCACCATTCCCGACGTCAACACCCAGCTTGCGGAACTCTTCAGCGGCGGTCTCGATTTCGTCTGGGGCGTGCCGTCCGACCAGGCGGAGAAGCTCGCGGCCATGGGCCGATTCAACGTCGTCAACGAAAGCACGATGCGCATCGGTTATCTGGAGCTCGACGCCGCCGGCCGCAGCGGCAAGGACAATCCGATGACCAAGTCCGCCGTGCGCCGGGCTATCGCCCACGCGATCGACCGGCAGGCCATCGTCGACAATCTGCTCAAGGGCAAGTCCAAGGTGGTCAACTCCGCCTGTTTCCCCTCGCAGTTCGGTTGCGAGCAGGATGTTACGGTCTATGACTACGACCCGGAAAAGGCGAAGGCGCTGCTCGCCGAGGCCGGTTATCCGGAGGGCTTCGCGATCGATTTCTATGCCTATCGCGACCGTGGATACGCCGAGGCGATGCTGGCCTATCTCGCCGAAGTCGGGATCACCGCGAACCTCAAATATCTGCAGTACTCGGCCCTGCGCGACCTGCGCCGCAATGGCGAGACCAGCCTGGGCTTCCAGACCTGGGGCTCCTATTCGGTGAACGACGCCTCCGCCATTACCAGCGAGTTCTTCAAGCACGGTGCTGAGGACTTCGCCCGCGACGACGAAGTCAAGGGCTGGCTCGATGTGGCCGACACGTCGGTCGATACCGGCGTGCGCAAGGAGAACTACTCCAAGGCGTTGAAGAAGATCGCGGACGAGGCTTACTGGATTCCGCTGTTCTCCTTCAATTCCAACTACGTCTTCACCGCTGACGCGGAATATACGCCCACCCCCGACGAGGTGGTCCGCTTCTTCCAGATGCGTTGGAAATAGCAATCCTCGCGGCGCGTCGGGCGATTGCCATCTGGCGCGCCGGTCTTTGCGGATCGGGGTCAAACATGCTTGCTTTCGCATTGAAACGGCTGGGGCTTGCGGTGCTGGTGACGCTTACCGTGTCGCTCGTGAGCTTCAGCCTGCTCTTCATGTCCGGCGATCCGGCCTCGGCCATCGCGGGCGAAAACGCCAGCGCCTCCGACATCGAGGCCATTCGCGCGCTCTACGGTTTCGACCGGCCGTTCCTCGTGCAATATGCGGATTGGCTGACCAGTGCTCTTCGCGGCGATTTCGGCCAGAGCTATTATTTCAAGCTGCCCGTTTCGACGCTCATAGCCGACCGACTGTCAATCACCATGCTGCTCGGCGTTTGCGGTATCACGTTTGCGCTTTTGACCGCTGTGCCGCTCGGCGTGGCGGCAGCGATGCGACCCAATTCCTTCATCGACCGGGCAGCGTTGTTCCTGTCGGTGCTCGGCCAGGCGATGCCGAGCTTCTGGTTCGGCCTGGTGCTGATCGTCATCTTCTCCATCTGGCTCAACTGGCTGCCACCATCGGGCTCCGGCGGCTGGCAGAATTTCGTCATGCCGACCGTCGTACTTGGCTATTACGCCATGCCGGCCATCATGCGGCTTACAAGGGCCGGAATGCTGGAGGTGCTGAATGCCGACTATATCCGCACCGCGCGCGCCAAGGGAGCAAGCGAGATGCGCGTCATGTTCAAGCACGCGTTGCGCAATGCCGTGGTGCCGGTCGTCAGCCTCGCCGCCGTGCAGATGGGCTTCATGCTGGGCGGCTCCATCGTGGTGGAATCGATCTTCGCGCTCCACGGCGCGGGCTTTCTCGCCTGGGAATCCATCGCCCGCAACGACTTGCCGACGGTGCAGGCGCTGATCCTGATCTTTTCCTGCTTCTACATCGTCTTCACCTTCCTGTCGGACCTCGCCAATGCCTGGCTCGACCCGCGTATCAGGGTGGGCTGACATGGCACGCACAATCGATACGGCTTTTGAGGAAATCCACGCGCCGAGTCCCGCTGCCCAGCTGCGCCGGCGCATCTTCGGCCATTACGGGCTGGTCTTCGGCATCGTCGTTCTCGCCCTCATCGTCCTGATCGCGCTCTTCGCACCGCTGCTTGCGGGTCACGATCCCTACACGCAGGACCTGATGGCGCGCATGAAGCCGCCCTTCTGGATGGCGGGGAGCGACCCCAACCACATTCTCGGCACGGACCAACTTGGCCGCGATTATCTCGCCCGGCTCCTATACGGTGCGCGCATCTCGCTTTCCATCGGCGCCATCGCGGCCCTGATCTCCGGCCTTATCGGGACGGCCATGGGCGTCGCCGCCGGCTATTTCGGCGGTCGCGTCGATCTCGTGGTGACCTTCCTCATCAATGTCAGGCTGGCGATGCCCGTGGTGCTGGTGGCGCTTGCGGTGGTGGCCGTCCTCGGCGGATCGCTGCAAGTGGTGGTGACGGTGCTTGGGCTTCTCCTGTGGGACCGCTTCGCCGTCGTCATGCGCTCTTCCGTGCTACAGGTGCGCGACCTCGAATATGTCAACGCCGCCAAGGCTATCGGCTGCTCGACACAGCGCATCATCCTGTCCGAGATCATGCCCAACATCGTCAACAACCTGATCGTCGTGGCGACGCTCGAAATGGCCCATGCAATCCTGCTCGAAGCCGCGCTTTCCTTCCTTGGCCTCGGTGTCCAGCCGCCGACGCCCTCTTGGGGCCTGATGATATCGGAGGGCAAGCAGATGATGCTGTTCGAGCCGTGGCTGATCGCCATTCCCGGCGTAGCCCTGTTCGTGCTCGTCCTCGCCATCAATCTCCTCGGCGACGGCCTGCGCGACGTCACCGCGCCAGAGAACAGAGGGTAGACTGTGATGAACGCGCCCCTTCTCAGCGTCCGCGACCTCACCATCGACATACCGATTGCGCAGGGCACGCTCCATGCCGTGCGCGGCATCGGCTTCGATCTGAAACGCGGCGAAACGCTTTGCATCGTCGGCGAGTCCGGCAGCGGTAAGTCGCTCACGTCGCTGGCGATCATGGGCCTCCTGTCGAAGAAGTTCAAACGCGACGCAGCGCGGCTCGACTTTGCCGGCATAGACCTTATGAGCCGGAAGCAGCGAGAGATGCGCGATCTGCGCGGCAATCGCATCGCCATGATCTTCCAGGAGCCGATGACCTCGCTCAACCCCGCTTATACGATCGGCGACCAGTTGGCGGAGGCTTATCTCCTGCACAACAAGGCGAGCAAGGCGGAGGCGCGCGCCCGCGCCGTGGAGCTTCTGGGCAAGGTCGGCATCACCGCCGCCGAAAGCCGGCTCACCCAATATCCGCACCAGCTTTCCGGCGGTCTGCGCCAGCGCGTCATGATCGCCATGGCGCTGATGTGCTCGCCCGAGCTGATTATTGCCGACGAGCCGACGACGGCGCTCGATGTCACCATCCAGGCGCAGATCCTGCGGCTTCTCGCCGACCTGCAGCGCGAGATGAACATGGCGATGATCCTTGTCACCCACGATCTCGGTGTCGTGGCGCGCATTGCCGACAAGGTGGCGGTCATGTATGCCGGCGAGGTGGTGGAGCAGGGCACGGCGCGGGAGATTTTCGAGCACCCGCGTCATCCTTACACGAGGGG
Encoded proteins:
- a CDS encoding ABC transporter permease, producing MARTIDTAFEEIHAPSPAAQLRRRIFGHYGLVFGIVVLALIVLIALFAPLLAGHDPYTQDLMARMKPPFWMAGSDPNHILGTDQLGRDYLARLLYGARISLSIGAIAALISGLIGTAMGVAAGYFGGRVDLVVTFLINVRLAMPVVLVALAVVAVLGGSLQVVVTVLGLLLWDRFAVVMRSSVLQVRDLEYVNAAKAIGCSTQRIILSEIMPNIVNNLIVVATLEMAHAILLEAALSFLGLGVQPPTPSWGLMISEGKQMMLFEPWLIAIPGVALFVLVLAINLLGDGLRDVTAPENRG
- a CDS encoding ABC transporter substrate-binding protein; its protein translation is MKTRLLMSSVALAAVLASGQAMADKASDTLNAAFTKELESVDSYFNSAREGVILQRSIWDGLIYSNPQTGEYQGNLATSWKWVDDTTLEFKLREGVKFHNGEEFDAEDVVYTVNFVANPENGVVVQRNVNWMKSAEKVDKYTVRITTNGPFPAALEYLAGPVSIYPNEYYAKVGPAGMALKPVGTGPYQVESVEPGKHFVLKKFDGYHDGPKGKAAIGTVDIRTIPDVNTQLAELFSGGLDFVWGVPSDQAEKLAAMGRFNVVNESTMRIGYLELDAAGRSGKDNPMTKSAVRRAIAHAIDRQAIVDNLLKGKSKVVNSACFPSQFGCEQDVTVYDYDPEKAKALLAEAGYPEGFAIDFYAYRDRGYAEAMLAYLAEVGITANLKYLQYSALRDLRRNGETSLGFQTWGSYSVNDASAITSEFFKHGAEDFARDDEVKGWLDVADTSVDTGVRKENYSKALKKIADEAYWIPLFSFNSNYVFTADAEYTPTPDEVVRFFQMRWK
- a CDS encoding IclR family transcriptional regulator, with amino-acid sequence MIKEKQDTLFVGSLEKGMRILSVFDERHSALGLTEIAALTGLDKSAAQRLTNTLHKIGYLNKDPESRRYSPSLKFLELGNAYLWSDPLVQLAMPKLIELGRKLGERVNVARLDGHEIVYVIRIPTQLTSFGAMIAGRRLSALTTSSGRAMIACFAPEERKKAVETWPITALTSKTTLDRAKIAAAIEEAAACGYGLTQSENILNEIGIAAPILAGDRRPVATVQCSVSSLKWSIEKVRSEIAPHLMEVANSIHLP
- a CDS encoding ABC transporter permease codes for the protein MLAFALKRLGLAVLVTLTVSLVSFSLLFMSGDPASAIAGENASASDIEAIRALYGFDRPFLVQYADWLTSALRGDFGQSYYFKLPVSTLIADRLSITMLLGVCGITFALLTAVPLGVAAAMRPNSFIDRAALFLSVLGQAMPSFWFGLVLIVIFSIWLNWLPPSGSGGWQNFVMPTVVLGYYAMPAIMRLTRAGMLEVLNADYIRTARAKGASEMRVMFKHALRNAVVPVVSLAAVQMGFMLGGSIVVESIFALHGAGFLAWESIARNDLPTVQALILIFSCFYIVFTFLSDLANAWLDPRIRVG
- a CDS encoding ABC transporter ATP-binding protein, coding for MNAPLLSVRDLTIDIPIAQGTLHAVRGIGFDLKRGETLCIVGESGSGKSLTSLAIMGLLSKKFKRDAARLDFAGIDLMSRKQREMRDLRGNRIAMIFQEPMTSLNPAYTIGDQLAEAYLLHNKASKAEARARAVELLGKVGITAAESRLTQYPHQLSGGLRQRVMIAMALMCSPELIIADEPTTALDVTIQAQILRLLADLQREMNMAMILVTHDLGVVARIADKVAVMYAGEVVEQGTAREIFEHPRHPYTRGLLRCIPVPGKTRPGEHLGSIPGIVPSLVGRVEGCAFRDRCDVSEAACAAAIPERRLESGHVWRCVHASGEGASA